GAGAAAGTTGACCGTAACATTAGAACGCCAAAAAAGAgctacatttttcattcagaTGCGAACGACCCGGAATTGTATTTGGTATAGAAAGTGCAAGTATTATTAGCAAGATAGAGCATAACagataaatttacaaaatgGACTTCTAATAATAAATTTCTAATACATTATTGTATTGTGCAGCGTTTTTAAATACGAAAGCAGTACGGATTCATCATTCAAATACTATATTATTTGCGCCAGAAACTATTATTTGCCGATAACATACACAATGTCGCtcaaatagaaaacaattgATAGAACAAAGATTAACTATAGACAACCAGCTACTATGGATCAGGCAAAGCAAGACCACTGGGGGTTAATGAATTTGATTGAAGTAACTAAAAACGCATAAATTTAGCATTGCAATGGGTCGAATCCATTTCCAAATGCATCGTGCTAAATTGGCGCTAAAAACACTATTGCTTGGAACgttttggcaacactgccccGCAATTGTCAAACTAGCGAacgcaccaacaacaacacgaactTTGACAAACACAACGTCGTGTCTATTTACGAAAACGTGCTGCAACTTTGGAGTGATCGCATCATGGTCTCTGCATCcgagaagaaaagcaaaaaagcgaACAATTCTGTGAGAATAGGTAATTCAAAGGACAAAGAGCACCTCTGAAAATCTTGCTGTACAACGTTTGATTgtccataatttaattttagaaGAAAACTGGGAACCTGATGTTACCGTTCCACCAACCATAAGCGACGATGAAGAGAATGAACCGGCGCAAAACGTTGGGCAAGAGCCTACCCTAACGAAAGTTACTGTAGCGGAACTGTGCAAGCAACGAGCCATACCCAGTGTTTTGGAAATGCGACTTCAAGAGTACTTTGAACAACATCCACGCATACAACCCTTGGCATCATCCGAATCGAACACCGTCGACATTGATCTAGCCGACTCAGAGGAAGAAACTTGGATCATTCAATGTCCCTCCACCATTAACGTTAAAGCCGAATTGATGGCAAAGAAAATTAACCTAGATGCTGGCCATTCGACGATCAAGCATTGCTCCGTACCGCTCGAGGCACACGTGCAAATCAATAGCGAGGAGCGTGTGGTAGGGTTGCTGTCTGGATCACGCGTAAAATCCTTCGTACCGGTCGGATTTGTCCGCATTAATCAAGCGCTACCTTTATTGGACGTACCGGTACCATCAAACACGGACAGTTCGAACCAAGTTACTGTACCCTATCCGAGCGAAATTCGCGAACGTCATCCTCTGCTCGGGTACGATTTTAACGAGCATATGACATTACCCAAGCGTGTGCGGAAGCGGCTATCGTTTGCCCAGCAGAATGCAGCATTTATGTATCAAAATGCTGGCAAAAGTAAGAAGTCAAATACAACTACGGAAGACACTACAGTGACATCAACTGATGACGCAAACCAATCAGTCGTTCAATCCACTCCAACTAAAACCAAGAAACGGAAACATCCGTCCGATGTGGGAGTTGCGGTAACAGTTAAGCAGGAATCAGTGTCACCGAAGagaaaaaagggtaaaaatgatgatgaagaacaaacagtaaatggaaaaaaagaacaagggATAGAGGATGATATTTCCTGGCTGCTGAATATTTAGCTTTCAATACATGTAATGCAAACCACTATCACAAAGGCGTGTCTTTCTTTACTTCTGTTTGATCACAGCCAGATGactccgaaaaaaaacaagattggATTTTCGCAACTGAGGCGGaaaattttagttttatttccagATACACACGTCGCGGGCACCCGTGTTAGATTGTGCTTCGTTCTGGTTACTTTCCCTGGAATGCTTGCAAAAACAGTACCGTACAATTTGTGTGCATTTTAGCTAGAACAAACATTCACGCCTTCATCCATTTCCCACACCACATTCGCGCCTACGCTTGCTTTGAttaatatgtatgtatatgttTTGATTCTCAACGACGGTCATTTGTAGTCCGCCCGATCGGTAGGCAACTCACGATAACGATCACGATTAGGCTCAAGCATTCAGCAACGTTCTAAACGCGCAATATCGGACGATTTTATGCCTTCTGTGCGATGCTGAATCAAAGGAAAATTCGACCCAATCGTGGCCGGGCGAATCGGAACACACCGTAAGCAGCAAGACCCAGCAAACCATACTTAAAGGTGTACTTCACCATACGATGGCCAAAGCTAGCCGGGGGAATCGTTATGATCGATTCAATTTGGCTTTTGTCGACCTTCCCCCAGTGCTTAGCAATACCGGCCGCATGCCCAATTCCTACCACGCCCACCACTCGGACCGGTTCGGGACGACCATCGACCGGGTTCATCTGTGGCAATGCCGCCATCTGCAACGAATGGCACAGAAAGAGATCCCGCTCGTCGATGAACACGCGCCCGAAAGCTGGAAACTCGTCGGCCATTTCAAGCATTATCTCCTCCAACAAATCTTTCCGCTTGCACTGTTCCACCTCCTCGATGCTGATGTCATCGTCGATGAACAGCAGCTTCGGTATCAGCTTGATCGTTTGCCACAGAGAAAGTCCACGCAGGGCACGGTGAAGCGTTACCTTGATCTGCCGATCGCCGAGATGTATCACGCAGTTCGGAATCTGTTGCGCTTCCTTCACCGCGCACCGAAACTCACCGCCCGGTGCCATGCCGAGCTTCTTCGTGAACTTTGCGTTCATACTTAGCAGCAGTATATAGAACAGCCCATTGATCGATCCATTTGTCCGAATGATGGCACGCATTTTGGCCAGGTTCATCTCTTTCGCTTCCTCTAGCAGCGTTTTTTCGTCGTACTTTAGTATATGCACACGCGATGTACACAGTTCCAGCATAACTACCTGCGGGCGCACGTTTCTCATCACGAGCGAAACGTCTCGCTGGGAACTTTCACTGAAGTGTGCCGTCCCAACCAAATATACCTTCGTACCGTCCGGTTTTGTTAGCAGCGTCACCGTCTCCGGAAGATTTCGATCAAACTCTTCGAGTGTTGCATAAAGCGGAATGGCCGAATCACTACCACTTTCGGCTGGCAGTTGAGACACATTAGCCGTGGTGTCATGCGAATCCTTCTCGCCCtgggtggtggtagtggaCGTGTCGGACTGCGACATATTAACGCTTACATCCGGAGCTCGGGGCGTGCTGGCAGTCAGCACTTCGCCGTCCTCCTCCGATGAGCTCACGAACGAAAGTGTCACATTGTTGATCGTATCGGACAACTCACCGGCAGCGCTCAGATCCAAGCTGAGCGTGCTGGCCGTACTATTAAGCGCGCTCGCATCTCCTATCGTATCACCCGTCTGGTCGAAGTTGTTGTTCCGCAAACTGTCCAGAAGCTGCTGAGTGGAATCctttgcatttttcttctgctttgcaCGGAGCGTTTCATTCCAATCGCCAGTAAGGTTCACGTTTTCAATATCTGCGAACAGTTTATAAACGGAAAGGATAAGTCGGATCGAAAGAAAGCAGCATCCGACCTACTTACCACTGTTGCTCAAATCGGAATTGTTCATCTTATCCGAACCGAGTGAGGAATTGAACGTTTGATCCAGCGCGCTGTTATATTCCGAAGACGAACTAATCGGAGAAGACATTTCGTCCTTTTCAGGTTATCACAGAGCCCAACACAGGCACAAGCACCACGTAACCACGTATCGTACCGTATCGTTATGCGTTGTTACACGAAAGGCAAGGTCGTTGCATGTACCGTAGAAATCTTCCAAATAGAGCCACGCACCCAAACGCGTTGTTATTATTCACCAGCAATTTCGCTTCTGAACGTCAGCGACAAATGACAAACGAACGGTGGTTGCTTGATAAGGAAAACGTAAACATCAGCTAAAGCAGAATCAGCTTCGTATGCGATGACCAATTCTACAGCGTATCAATCCGCCGTTCTACTAATAACGCTCTAGCAGTAAATGCAGTCAACAACTCGCATAAAATGCTAACATGTTCAGAATATTTTGTTCT
This region of Anopheles marshallii chromosome 2, idAnoMarsDA_429_01, whole genome shotgun sequence genomic DNA includes:
- the LOC128709072 gene encoding uncharacterized protein LOC128709072, producing MVSASEKKSKKANNSVRIEENWEPDVTVPPTISDDEENEPAQNVGQEPTLTKVTVAELCKQRAIPSVLEMRLQEYFEQHPRIQPLASSESNTVDIDLADSEEETWIIQCPSTINVKAELMAKKINLDAGHSTIKHCSVPLEAHVQINSEERVVGLLSGSRVKSFVPVGFVRINQALPLLDVPVPSNTDSSNQVTVPYPSEIRERHPLLGYDFNEHMTLPKRVRKRLSFAQQNAAFMYQNAGKSKKSNTTTEDTTVTSTDDANQSVVQSTPTKTKKRKHPSDVGVAVTVKQESVSPKRKKGKNDDEEQTVNGKKEQGIEDDISWLLNI
- the LOC128708067 gene encoding traB domain-containing protein encodes the protein MSSPISSSSEYNSALDQTFNSSLGSDKMNNSDLSNSDIENVNLTGDWNETLRAKQKKNAKDSTQQLLDSLRNNNFDQTGDTIGDASALNSTASTLSLDLSAAGELSDTINNVTLSFVSSSEEDGEVLTASTPRAPDVSVNMSQSDTSTTTTQGEKDSHDTTANVSQLPAESGSDSAIPLYATLEEFDRNLPETVTLLTKPDGTKVYLVGTAHFSESSQRDVSLVMRNVRPQVVMLELCTSRVHILKYDEKTLLEEAKEMNLAKMRAIIRTNGSINGLFYILLLSMNAKFTKKLGMAPGGEFRCAVKEAQQIPNCVIHLGDRQIKVTLHRALRGLSLWQTIKLIPKLLFIDDDISIEEVEQCKRKDLLEEIMLEMADEFPAFGRVFIDERDLFLCHSLQMAALPQMNPVDGRPEPVRVVGVVGIGHAAGIAKHWGKVDKSQIESIITIPPASFGHRMVKYTFKYGLLGLAAYGVFRFARPRLGRIFL